CGCTGAATAGACGGGTCACGAAGTAACGAAGTAAGGGTGGCCATGTCCAGGTATTTTAAGCAATTCTACATCAAGTCTGAACTAATGCATCTTAACAGATTTACTTAACGTATCTTACGGAAGTATCTTGCTTCAGACTTGTCCATAACTGATGATGCAGACTTGCTGAAGACTGAAGATACAGATTTACGTAAGATTCCCTTAAGAATGTTACTaggatatatttattgtataattaaagtaattaccTGATGGGAAATAACCAGAGATACggcatttaataaaaataatgccattatttttattttaaaattatctgatccaaaaaaaaaataatcataatcaataGCCTCCCAggcaatgaaataaataagaataaaatattaaaataatgcaTACTTACTCATATtgaataaagtaaattttttagatttcttCATAAACACAATCGCTAATTTTCCAATGTTACGCTaataatgtataaattttctaagtgcgctagatatatatattctacTAATGACATTAATGAAGTCgcgattatcaaaaaaatttgatgataacGATGAGAACAatggaataataataataaattatttgtgttaacaaaaaaaaaaaatgtagtttataaaaaaataactaatcgAGATTACTACTTgggttttttttgtcattagcTTAATCACCagttttaagttttaattttatagttaaatttaacaaagaaaaaattttatgccaAGGTCTtcgtataaattcattttgaaatggacatgatttttttattaaattttaattattctaataaatataaattctaatcaaggaaaaagaaataaaatataactatcAATTACATGAtgtattagaatttattttgcgcataataacaatttctcaattacaattttaaggGCCAATATACCCCCCAAAAATGGTTAATTACAGGGGGATCTAATAGATGGTGCTACTTGCAAGACACCATCTGTTGGCagcctaataattttttatcactctGCAGTACTTACATAAGTTGTCTTATTGACGTAGTAAATAACAATCTTTTTATTGGGATTTATTTTACGAGGATCAAATGATACTGCTTTCCATGTATTGGGTATTGAGTAATGTAAATCGGTGTATCCTGAAttatcatcatcgtcatcttCATCGTCGTTATCGTCTCGATCggtttgataaatatttattttatgtttcttatgggaaattacgaccaatttatttagattaaaCATATTGGGAGTGAGTACTACAGGCAATGAATCATCACTAGATTTACTAAAATCTTCAATTGTTGGATCATTAGGCTCATTTGGTTTGTTATCGGGTTTTGGTTTTTCGTCATAAAGATCAGACGACGTGTAATCAGGCTCAGGTTGCTTATGTTCAGGCACTGGCTGCTTAGATTCAGGTATCGATGACCCATTATTACGGTCAGGTTTGTAATCGGGTTCAGGTCCCGTATATTCGGGGACTGGTTCCTTAGGTTTAGGTATTAATGACCGGTTATTACGACCAGGTTTGTAACCAGGTTCAGATCCCGTATATTCAGGCACTAGTTGCTTAGATTCAGGTATTGATGACCCGTTATTACGGTCAGGTTTAGAATCGGGTTCAGGTCCTGTATATTTGGGCACTGGCTGCTCAGATTCAGGTATTAATGGTCCGTTGTTATGGGCAGGTTGTTTGTCATCAGGTTCAGGTCCCCCATATTCCGGCACTGCCTCCGTAATTTCAGGTTGAGGTAACGTTTTAGTAAAATCAGGCCACCAACGTCCAGTATCTACTATTGAATTTGATTCAACAATTTCAATAATCCCAGATACATCAGTATTAACGAATGGAATTTCGGGATTACCGCAAGAAACATATATTAATCCATTATCATGTTTTATATGAAGATATCTATAAGgatgaactttttttgggtgTAGTAACAAAGTATTTTTATCTGATGTCTCTATTTTAAAGTTTTGGTATTCGTCCGGCCTATCTAATGTTTCTTGAGGTGTAttaatttgtgttatttttaagTCACTGCTATTATCAACTGCTATTGAAACTAAATTGAATTCATTGAATACTTTAGGTAGTAAAACATATACTTTTCCACTCTCAAAATTGTCATCTATAGTTCTGATATTGTCAAAATCCTTAATAACACTATCTCGTTCCACAGCCTCAACACTGTTAGGCTGATCTGTATTAACATTTGGTAACTCATAAGTTCCGATCCAAAGATATAATTTGCCATTTTCATGCCGTATTTTTAGTTCAGCTCTTGGATCCAATGTAATAGGATGTACTaccaatttattttcatcagatgttaTTATACTCAATTTATCAACATTATCTTCAGATAAATAACATTCTTTAGGTGTATCTACTTGTGTAACTTtcatcatattatttttaaataatatcaaaaataccTTTTCTTTATCGAATTCAAATGCGCCTATGTTAAGCGTTTCTTCAGAATTAAAAGTAATGTCTATAACAGATTTAGATCCTTCCTCATCAGGTTCAGGCATTATGTTAGTGATTTCAGGCACAGGTAgtttatcattattactattgATATCAGGTGCAGATACTTCATTACCATTTTCAGCTCTAGGATTTTCCTTCCTGACATCGGGATTTGAATCTTcgggtaaatatttaatttcatcagGTTTATTTTCACGTAAGCTTAAATCAGGTTTTCTAtcttgataaatataaatagaattaTTACCATGCTGTATACAAATTTCTTTCTTAGGATCTATTTTCTTCggatcaagaaaaattttagttttatcagACCCGACATATCGCAAGTCAGCTGCTGTAGTATCATTATTAGAATTACTAATATGCGGCGCATCACGTTGggatataaataattcatcgTCACGATAATATATCTGTacgaatttatataatttaaaatctgttTTATCAGCACATATCTCCCAATCACTTCCTACTCTCCTATGCCAATCAGGTTCAAATAATTttgcttcttcttc
This window of the Microplitis mediator isolate UGA2020A chromosome 8, iyMicMedi2.1, whole genome shotgun sequence genome carries:
- the LOC130673009 gene encoding uncharacterized protein LOC130673009, encoding MDNFKLKIIGLFLLNVINLVISDQLETDSVSKEGDQIFINYDCEGNGDHIPRELHVEKYGDHIGIGVSLCEFLPRRQIGIYYKNNKLVVTQYKMRDEPTWINKKYKEHDLQKRVPDHTMIILNPSEINPSKALAIHHYDRYIYVYQGKQPESETTISADDSEEEEAKLFEPDWHRRVGSDWEICADKTDFKLYKFVQIYYRDDELFISQRDAPHISNSNNDTTAADLRYVGSDKTKIFLDPKKIDPKKEICIQHGNNSIYIYQDRKPDLSLRENKPDEIKYLPEDSNPDVRKENPRAENGNEVSAPDINSNNDKLPVPEITNIMPEPDEEGSKSVIDITFNSEETLNIGAFEFDKEKVFLILFKNNMMKVTQVDTPKECYLSEDNVDKLSIITSDENKLVVHPITLDPRAELKIRHENGKLYLWIGTYELPNVNTDQPNSVEAVERDSVIKDFDNIRTIDDNFESGKVYVLLPKVFNEFNLVSIAVDNSSDLKITQINTPQETLDRPDEYQNFKIETSDKNTLLLHPKKVHPYRYLHIKHDNGLIYVSCGNPEIPFVNTDVSGIIEIVESNSIVDTGRWWPDFTKTLPQPEITEAVPEYGGPEPDDKQPAHNNGPLIPESEQPVPKYTGPEPDSKPDRNNGSSIPESKQLVPEYTGSEPGYKPGRNNRSLIPKPKEPVPEYTGPEPDYKPDRNNGSSIPESKQPVPEHKQPEPDYTSSDLYDEKPKPDNKPNEPNDPTIEDFSKSSDDSLPVVLTPNMFNLNKLVVISHKKHKINIYQTDRDDNDDEDDDDDNSGYTDLHYSIPNTWKAVSFDPRKINPNKKIVIYYVNKTTYVSTAE